One window of Microbacterium sediminis genomic DNA carries:
- a CDS encoding peptide ABC transporter substrate-binding protein has translation MKRNKVALSGVALLGLGGILLAGCASGDGGSSDGGNGAGDAIVTTNGTEPQNPLIPTNTNEVGGGKILDSIFSGLISYNADGSVENEVAESITVDSPTQLTVKIKEGLTFTDGEEVTADNFIKAWNYGAALDNQQLSSYFFEDIEGFSWDENVEELSGLQQVDDYTFTITLNKPATDFAQRLGYSAFYPLPDVAFEDMEAFGESPIGNGPYKLASEDAWVHDEGISLVVNEDYEGPREPQNDGLDIRFYASQDAAYADLLSGELDVLDQIPEAALETYQDELGDNWVNQPAAIFQSFTIPEYLPHFEGEEGVLRRQAISMAINRKEITEVIFQGTRTPASDFTSPVIDGWSEELEGAEVLEYNPERAQELWAEADAISPWEGSFQIAYNSDGGHQGWVDAVTNSIAGTLGIDASGAPYPDFAGLREQVTNRTITTAFRTGWQADYPGLYNFLGPLYATNAGSNDGDYSNPEFDDLLSQGISSADPAEANELFQQAQEILLQDLPATPLWYSNVTGGWADTVDNVEFGWNSVPLHYNITKG, from the coding sequence ATGAAGCGCAACAAGGTCGCCCTTTCGGGCGTCGCGCTGCTCGGCCTCGGCGGCATCCTGCTCGCCGGTTGCGCGAGCGGCGACGGTGGCAGCAGCGACGGCGGCAACGGCGCCGGCGACGCGATCGTCACCACCAACGGCACGGAGCCGCAGAACCCGCTGATCCCGACCAACACCAACGAGGTCGGCGGCGGCAAGATCCTGGACAGCATCTTCTCGGGTCTGATCTCGTACAACGCCGACGGCTCGGTCGAGAACGAGGTGGCCGAGTCGATCACGGTCGACTCGCCCACGCAGCTCACCGTCAAGATCAAGGAGGGCCTGACCTTCACCGACGGTGAAGAGGTCACGGCCGACAACTTCATCAAGGCGTGGAACTACGGTGCCGCGCTCGACAACCAGCAGCTCTCGAGCTACTTCTTCGAGGACATCGAGGGCTTCAGCTGGGACGAGAACGTCGAGGAACTCTCGGGCCTGCAGCAGGTCGACGACTACACGTTCACGATCACGCTGAACAAGCCGGCCACCGACTTCGCGCAGCGCCTCGGCTACTCGGCCTTCTACCCGCTCCCGGACGTCGCGTTCGAGGACATGGAGGCCTTCGGCGAGTCGCCGATCGGCAACGGCCCGTACAAGCTGGCCAGCGAGGACGCCTGGGTCCACGACGAGGGCATCTCGCTCGTCGTGAACGAGGACTACGAGGGCCCGCGCGAGCCGCAGAACGACGGCCTCGACATCCGCTTCTACGCCTCGCAGGATGCCGCGTACGCCGACCTGCTCTCGGGTGAGCTCGACGTGCTCGACCAGATCCCCGAGGCCGCGCTCGAGACGTACCAGGACGAGCTCGGCGACAACTGGGTCAACCAGCCCGCCGCGATCTTCCAGTCGTTCACGATCCCCGAGTACCTCCCGCACTTCGAGGGAGAGGAGGGCGTCCTGCGCCGTCAGGCGATCTCGATGGCGATCAACCGCAAGGAGATCACCGAGGTGATCTTCCAGGGCACCCGCACCCCGGCCAGCGACTTCACGTCGCCCGTGATCGACGGCTGGAGCGAGGAGCTCGAGGGCGCCGAGGTCCTGGAGTACAACCCGGAGCGCGCGCAGGAGCTGTGGGCCGAGGCCGACGCCATCAGCCCGTGGGAGGGCTCGTTCCAGATCGCGTACAACTCCGACGGCGGCCACCAGGGCTGGGTCGACGCGGTGACCAACTCGATCGCCGGCACGCTCGGCATCGACGCCTCGGGCGCCCCGTACCCGGACTTCGCCGGTCTGCGTGAGCAGGTCACGAACCGCACCATCACGACCGCGTTCCGCACCGGCTGGCAGGCCGACTACCCGGGTCTGTACAACTTCCTCGGCCCGCTCTACGCGACCAACGCCGGCTCGAACGACGGTGACTACTCGAACCCCGAGTTCGACGACCTGCTGTCGCAGGGCATCAGCTCGGCCGACCCCGCCGAGGCCAACGAGCTGTTCCAGCAGGCGCAGGAGATCCTGCTCCAGGATCTGCCCGCCACCCCGCTGTGGTACTCGAACGTCACGGGCGGCTGGGCCGACACCGTCGACAACGTCGAGTTCGGCTGGAACTCGGTGCCGCTGCACTACAACATCACCAAGGGCTGA
- a CDS encoding ABC transporter permease, whose translation MATYILRRILQVIPVFLGATLLIYFMVFAMPGDPIAALFGDKQPPPQLLEQIRARYLLDQPFIVQYLNYLGGILRLDFGVGFNGQPVIETLARTFPVTLRLAIMAVALAFVLAIVIGVTSALLKGTIYDHLMLIVALLFVAVPVFVVAFAAQFFLGVQLGWFKPTVGADNDWGGLWLPAIVLAFSIYATMMRLTRASTIETLQQDWVRTAYGKGLSRSRIIPVHVLRNSMIPMVTDTASQFGVLMVGATVTEGIFNVPGVGNQLYTAIIKHETPTVVSFVTIFVVVYVLINLLVDLLYGLLDPRIRYVK comes from the coding sequence GTGGCCACTTACATCCTCAGACGCATCCTGCAGGTGATCCCCGTCTTTCTCGGGGCCACGCTGCTGATCTACTTCATGGTCTTCGCCATGCCCGGCGACCCGATCGCCGCGCTGTTCGGCGACAAGCAGCCGCCGCCGCAGCTGCTGGAGCAGATCCGCGCGCGCTACCTGCTCGACCAGCCGTTCATCGTCCAGTACCTCAACTACCTCGGCGGCATCCTGCGCCTCGACTTCGGCGTGGGCTTCAACGGCCAGCCGGTGATCGAGACGCTCGCCCGCACGTTCCCCGTCACCCTGCGCCTGGCGATCATGGCCGTGGCGCTCGCGTTCGTCCTCGCGATCGTGATCGGCGTGACCTCGGCGCTGCTCAAGGGCACGATCTACGACCACCTCATGCTCATCGTCGCGCTGCTGTTCGTGGCGGTGCCGGTGTTCGTGGTCGCGTTCGCCGCGCAGTTCTTCCTCGGCGTGCAGCTCGGCTGGTTCAAGCCGACGGTCGGCGCCGACAACGACTGGGGTGGCCTGTGGCTGCCCGCGATCGTGCTGGCCTTCAGCATCTACGCCACGATGATGCGCCTCACGCGCGCGTCGACGATCGAGACGCTGCAGCAGGACTGGGTGCGCACCGCGTACGGCAAGGGGCTGTCGCGTTCGCGCATCATCCCCGTGCACGTGCTGCGCAACTCGATGATCCCGATGGTCACCGACACGGCCTCGCAGTTCGGCGTCCTCATGGTCGGCGCGACCGTGACGGAGGGCATCTTCAACGTGCCCGGCGTCGGCAACCAGCTGTACACGGCGATCATCAAGCACGAGACACCCACCGTGGTGTCGTTCGTGACGATCTTCGTCGTCGTGTACGTGCTCATCAACCTGCTCGTCGACCTGCTCTATGGTCTGCTCGACCCGAGGATCCGCTATGTCAAGTAG
- a CDS encoding ABC transporter permease, with the protein MSSSTHFVAPVKEAQVQVDQVQLSNRKSNLWLDAWRDVRRRPLFWISMVFALIVIIMAIAPGLFTQVLPSGGACQLAVSNAGPEAGHPLGFNRQGCDIWSRLVWGTRTSMVVGLLATLIGTVIGVIMGALAGFYGGWLDSLLSRIGDIFFTIPYIVAAIVVMTVLSSSRTELTLAFAIGGFSWASTARIVRAEVLRVKQSDYVMASIALGLSRFKTMLVHVLPNAMAPVIVVATISLGHAIVAESTLSFLGVGLGGNTVSWGADISQAQATLRTAPMALFWPSLALTIAVLAFITLGEMLRDALDPKARAQR; encoded by the coding sequence ATGTCAAGTAGTACGCATTTCGTGGCGCCCGTGAAGGAGGCGCAGGTCCAGGTCGATCAGGTCCAGCTGAGCAACCGCAAGAGCAACCTGTGGCTCGACGCGTGGCGCGACGTCCGCCGCCGCCCGCTGTTCTGGATCTCGATGGTGTTCGCGCTGATCGTGATCATCATGGCGATCGCCCCCGGCCTGTTCACCCAGGTGCTGCCCTCGGGCGGCGCGTGCCAGCTCGCCGTCAGCAACGCCGGCCCCGAGGCGGGTCACCCGCTCGGCTTCAACCGCCAGGGCTGCGACATCTGGTCGCGCCTGGTGTGGGGCACCCGCACGTCGATGGTCGTCGGCCTGCTGGCGACGCTCATCGGCACCGTGATCGGCGTGATCATGGGCGCCCTGGCCGGCTTCTACGGCGGCTGGCTCGACTCGCTGCTCTCGCGCATCGGCGACATCTTCTTCACGATCCCCTACATCGTCGCGGCGATCGTGGTGATGACGGTGCTCTCCAGCTCTCGGACGGAGCTGACGCTCGCGTTCGCGATCGGCGGGTTCTCGTGGGCGTCGACCGCGCGCATCGTGCGCGCCGAGGTGCTGCGCGTGAAGCAGTCCGACTACGTGATGGCCTCGATCGCCCTGGGGCTCTCGCGCTTCAAGACGATGCTCGTGCACGTGCTGCCCAACGCGATGGCCCCGGTCATCGTCGTGGCGACGATCAGCCTGGGCCACGCGATCGTGGCGGAGTCCACGCTGTCGTTCCTGGGCGTGGGCCTGGGCGGCAACACCGTCTCGTGGGGCGCCGACATCAGCCAGGCGCAGGCGACGCTTCGCACCGCACCGATGGCGCTGTTCTGGCCGTCGCTGGCGCTGACGATCGCGGTGCTCGCGTTCATCACGCTCGGCGAGATGCTGCGCGACGCGCTCGACCCGAAGGCGAGGGCACAGCGATGA
- a CDS encoding ABC transporter ATP-binding protein: MTDALLRIRGLKVAFGTGKKQREVLHGVDLDVYTGETVAIVGESGSGKSTTASAIIDLLPGTGAITGGTITLEGRDLTKASRRDMERLRGREIGYVPQDPMSNLNPVWSIGFQVKEAIRANGLATGRKEVERRAIEVLQQAGLADAERRLHQFPHQFSGGMRQRALIGIGLAADPKLLIADEPTSALDVTVQRVILDHLASLTREKGTSVLLITHDLGLAAERADRIIVMNQGEIVESGPSREILEFPQHPYTQRLVAAAPSLASQRIQASVEHVTTETELLAQAAPVVEVRDLVKEYRIRKGGFSSEAFRAVDGVSFQIPRGKTLALVGESGSGKSTVAKMVLQLEEPTSGDVLIDGVSTSTLRRRDVLGLRRRMQPVFQDPYGSLDPLRSIGTLIAEPLKVHGVGDSASQRARVLELLDQVALPRELAFRYPNELSGGQRQRVAIARALALKPDIVVLDEAVSALDVLVQDQILTLLADLQAELGLTYLFITHDLAVVRVAADMVCVMERGKVVEQGTVDEIFANPQQDYTRRLLEAIPGASLSVGGR, translated from the coding sequence ATGACGGATGCACTGCTGCGGATCCGCGGCCTGAAGGTCGCCTTCGGCACCGGCAAGAAGCAGCGCGAGGTGCTGCACGGCGTCGACCTCGACGTCTACACGGGCGAGACGGTCGCGATCGTCGGCGAGTCCGGCTCGGGCAAGTCGACCACCGCCTCGGCGATCATCGACCTGCTCCCGGGCACGGGCGCCATCACCGGCGGCACCATCACGCTCGAGGGGCGCGATCTCACCAAGGCCAGCCGCCGCGACATGGAGCGCCTGCGCGGCCGCGAGATCGGCTACGTGCCGCAGGACCCGATGTCGAACCTCAACCCGGTGTGGTCGATCGGCTTCCAGGTGAAGGAGGCGATCCGTGCGAACGGGCTCGCCACCGGCCGCAAGGAGGTCGAGCGCCGCGCGATCGAGGTGCTGCAGCAGGCGGGGCTGGCCGACGCCGAGCGGCGTCTGCACCAGTTCCCGCACCAGTTCTCGGGCGGCATGCGCCAGCGCGCGCTGATCGGCATCGGTCTCGCGGCCGACCCGAAGCTGCTCATCGCGGATGAGCCGACCAGCGCGCTCGACGTGACGGTGCAGCGCGTGATCCTCGATCACCTCGCCTCGCTCACGCGCGAGAAGGGCACCTCGGTGCTCCTCATCACGCACGACCTGGGGCTGGCCGCCGAGCGCGCCGACCGCATCATCGTGATGAACCAGGGCGAGATCGTCGAGTCGGGGCCCAGCCGCGAGATCCTGGAGTTCCCCCAGCACCCGTACACCCAGCGCCTCGTCGCCGCCGCGCCGAGCCTGGCCTCGCAGCGCATCCAGGCGAGCGTGGAGCACGTGACGACCGAGACCGAGCTGCTCGCGCAGGCGGCGCCGGTCGTCGAGGTGCGCGACCTCGTCAAGGAGTACCGGATCCGCAAGGGCGGCTTCTCGAGCGAGGCGTTCCGCGCCGTCGACGGGGTGTCGTTCCAGATCCCGCGCGGCAAGACGCTCGCGCTGGTAGGGGAGTCGGGCTCGGGCAAGTCGACCGTGGCGAAGATGGTGCTGCAGCTCGAGGAGCCCACGAGCGGTGACGTGCTGATCGACGGCGTGAGCACGTCGACGCTGCGCCGTCGCGACGTGCTCGGCCTGCGCCGGCGCATGCAGCCGGTGTTCCAGGATCCGTACGGCTCGCTCGATCCGCTGCGCTCGATCGGCACGCTCATCGCGGAGCCGCTCAAGGTGCACGGCGTCGGCGACTCCGCGTCGCAGCGTGCCCGCGTGCTCGAGCTGCTCGACCAGGTGGCGCTGCCGCGCGAGCTGGCGTTCCGCTACCCGAACGAGCTCTCGGGCGGCCAGCGCCAGCGCGTGGCGATCGCCCGCGCGCTCGCGCTCAAGCCCGACATCGTCGTGCTCGACGAGGCGGTCTCGGCCCTCGACGTGCTCGTGCAGGATCAGATCCTCACGCTGCTCGCCGACCTCCAGGCCGAGCTGGGGCTGACTTACCTGTTCATCACGCACGACCTGGCCGTGGTGCGCGTCGCCGCCGACATGGTGTGCGTCATGGAGCGCGGCAAGGTCGTGGAGCAGGGGACCGTGGACGAGATCTTCGCGAACCCGCAGCAGGACTACACCCGCCGCCTGCTCGAGGCCATCCCCGGCGCGTCGCTGTCGGTCGGAGGTCGCTGA
- a CDS encoding PH domain-containing protein — MSGAGADYEPGDELTRRIRPASGRVWLSLTAVLVVGLLIDAIVRGGWLQAVLIAPWPLALVWFVYVFVYAPHVLADERGVTIHNILRITRVPWGAIDDIVMRWQLEVRLTAAAGGKSIQAWGVPARRPRGRTRDQPADVEAEILREMKLNADADPSDDRVTRSWDLLGVVGLVVIAAWAAIAVAVTS, encoded by the coding sequence GTGTCGGGAGCAGGCGCAGACTACGAGCCCGGCGACGAGCTGACGCGTCGGATCCGGCCCGCCTCGGGCCGGGTCTGGCTGTCGCTCACCGCCGTGCTCGTGGTCGGCCTGCTCATCGACGCGATCGTCCGGGGCGGGTGGCTGCAGGCGGTGCTCATCGCCCCGTGGCCGCTCGCCCTGGTGTGGTTCGTCTACGTGTTCGTCTACGCGCCGCACGTGCTGGCCGACGAGCGCGGCGTGACGATCCACAACATCCTGCGCATCACGCGCGTGCCGTGGGGCGCAATCGACGACATCGTCATGCGCTGGCAGCTCGAGGTGCGCCTCACCGCCGCGGCCGGCGGCAAGAGCATCCAGGCGTGGGGCGTGCCCGCCCGCCGCCCCCGCGGCCGCACGCGCGATCAGCCGGCCGACGTCGAGGCCGAGATCCTGCGCGAGATGAAGCTCAACGCCGACGCCGACCCGTCCGACGACCGCGTCACCCGCTCGTGGGATCTCCTCGGCGTGGTGGGCCTCGTCGTGATCGCGGCGTGGGCCGCGATCGCCGTCGCCGTCACGTCCTGA
- the typA gene encoding translational GTPase TypA gives MARALRPDLRNVAIVAHVDHGKTTLVDAMLRQTGSFGSHEHLEERAMDSNDLEREKGITILAKNTAITYNGKHTDTPITINVIDTPGHADFGGEVERGLSMVDGVVLLVDASEGPLPQTRFVLRKALEAKLPVILLVNKTDRPDARIAEVEGEAQDLLLGLASDLVDTVPDLDVDALLEVPVVYASGRAGAASRNRPADGSLPDNDDLEPLFEAILEHVPAPEYDDEAPLQAWVTNLDSSAFLGRLALLRIFNGELKKGQTVAWVRQDGTTQSARITELLMTKALDRYPAEKAGPGDIAVIAGFEDIMIGETIADPEDIRPLPQITVDEPSISMTIGTNTSPLVGKVKGHKLTARMVKDRLDRELIGNVSIRVKDIGRPDAWEVQGRGELQLAILVENMRREGFELTVGKPQVVTRKGPDGKVQEPYEHLTIDVPEEHLGAVTQLMAARKGRMDNMINNGTGWIRMEFIVPSRGLIGFRTQFLSITRGTGIANAISHGYDDWAGQIVSRQNGSIVADRAGVATPFAMIALQERMSFFVNPTDEVYEGMVVGENSRADDMDVNITKEKKLTNMRSSTADTFESMTPPRILSLEESLEFAAEDECVEVTPEAVRIRKVILDATIRGREASRRKRQDANA, from the coding sequence ATGGCGCGCGCCCTCCGTCCGGACCTCCGCAACGTCGCGATCGTCGCGCACGTCGACCACGGCAAGACGACGCTCGTCGATGCCATGCTGCGTCAGACCGGCTCGTTCGGCTCCCACGAGCACCTCGAAGAGCGCGCGATGGACTCGAACGACCTCGAGCGTGAGAAGGGCATCACGATCCTCGCCAAGAACACGGCGATCACGTACAACGGCAAGCACACCGACACCCCGATCACGATCAACGTGATCGACACCCCCGGTCACGCCGACTTCGGCGGCGAGGTCGAGCGCGGCCTGTCGATGGTCGACGGCGTCGTGCTGCTCGTCGACGCCTCCGAAGGCCCGCTGCCGCAGACCCGCTTCGTGCTCCGCAAGGCGCTCGAGGCGAAGCTGCCCGTCATCCTGCTCGTGAACAAGACCGACCGCCCCGACGCGCGCATCGCCGAGGTCGAGGGCGAGGCCCAGGACCTGCTGCTCGGTCTCGCCAGCGACCTCGTGGACACGGTGCCCGACCTGGACGTCGACGCGCTGCTCGAGGTGCCGGTCGTCTACGCGTCCGGCCGTGCCGGAGCCGCCTCGCGCAACCGCCCCGCCGACGGGTCGCTCCCCGACAACGACGACCTCGAGCCGCTGTTCGAGGCGATCCTCGAGCACGTCCCGGCCCCCGAGTACGACGACGAGGCCCCGCTGCAGGCGTGGGTGACCAACCTCGACTCGAGCGCGTTCCTCGGCCGCCTCGCGCTGCTGCGCATCTTCAACGGCGAGCTGAAGAAGGGCCAGACCGTGGCCTGGGTGCGCCAGGACGGCACCACGCAGAGTGCGCGCATCACCGAGCTGCTCATGACGAAGGCGCTCGACCGCTACCCGGCCGAGAAGGCCGGCCCCGGCGACATCGCCGTGATCGCGGGCTTCGAGGACATCATGATCGGCGAGACGATCGCCGACCCCGAGGACATCCGTCCGCTGCCGCAGATCACCGTCGACGAGCCGTCGATCTCGATGACGATCGGCACGAACACCTCGCCGCTGGTCGGCAAGGTCAAGGGGCACAAGCTCACCGCCCGCATGGTCAAGGACCGCCTCGACCGCGAGCTCATCGGAAACGTGTCCATCCGCGTGAAGGACATCGGCCGCCCCGACGCGTGGGAGGTGCAGGGCCGTGGCGAGCTGCAGCTCGCGATCCTCGTCGAGAACATGCGCCGCGAGGGCTTCGAGCTCACCGTCGGCAAGCCCCAGGTCGTCACCCGCAAGGGCCCGGACGGCAAGGTCCAGGAGCCGTACGAGCACCTCACGATCGACGTGCCCGAGGAGCACCTCGGCGCCGTCACGCAGCTCATGGCGGCGCGCAAGGGCCGCATGGACAACATGATCAACAACGGCACCGGCTGGATCCGCATGGAGTTCATCGTGCCGTCGCGCGGCCTCATCGGCTTCCGCACGCAGTTCCTCTCGATCACGCGCGGCACCGGCATCGCCAACGCGATCTCGCACGGCTACGACGACTGGGCCGGTCAGATCGTGTCGCGCCAGAACGGATCGATCGTCGCCGACCGCGCGGGTGTCGCCACCCCGTTCGCGATGATCGCGCTGCAGGAGCGCATGTCGTTCTTCGTGAACCCGACCGACGAGGTCTACGAGGGCATGGTCGTGGGCGAGAACTCGCGCGCCGACGACATGGACGTGAACATCACCAAGGAGAAGAAGCTCACCAACATGCGCTCCTCCACGGCCGACACGTTCGAGTCGATGACCCCGCCGCGCATCCTCTCGCTCGAGGAGTCGCTGGAGTTCGCCGCCGAGGACGAGTGCGTCGAGGTGACGCCGGAGGCCGTGCGCATCCGCAAGGTGATCCTCGACGCCACGATCCGCGGCCGCGAGGCCTCGCGCCGCAAGCGCCAGGACGCCAACGCCTGA
- a CDS encoding AzlC family ABC transporter permease, whose amino-acid sequence MSTAPSDERRSAFRDGLAVALPTSAYGISFGALATASGLDIWQTCVLSLLMFSGGSQFAFVGVIASGGGGPAAIASAALLGVRNAAYAARMNAVVGGTWPRRLGAAQFTIDESTAVALAQREPGARRVGFWVTGVAIFVGWNATTLAGALLGDVLGDVRAYGLDAAAAAAFLALLWPRLRSRQAVAVGAAAAVIAAATTPVLMPGLPVLLAAVVAIVVGWTNWLGRRAASGGGPA is encoded by the coding sequence GTGAGCACCGCCCCGTCCGACGAGCGCCGCAGCGCGTTCCGCGACGGGCTGGCCGTGGCGCTGCCGACGAGCGCCTACGGCATCTCGTTCGGCGCCCTGGCGACCGCCTCCGGGCTCGACATCTGGCAGACGTGCGTGCTCAGCCTGCTGATGTTCTCGGGCGGCTCACAGTTCGCGTTCGTCGGCGTGATCGCCTCGGGTGGCGGCGGACCGGCGGCCATCGCCTCGGCCGCGCTGCTCGGCGTGCGCAACGCGGCCTACGCGGCCCGCATGAACGCCGTCGTCGGCGGCACCTGGCCCCGCCGGCTCGGCGCCGCCCAGTTCACGATCGACGAGTCCACGGCCGTCGCACTCGCGCAACGCGAGCCCGGGGCGCGCCGCGTCGGGTTCTGGGTGACGGGCGTGGCGATCTTCGTGGGGTGGAATGCCACCACCCTCGCCGGCGCCCTGTTGGGCGACGTGCTCGGCGATGTGCGGGCCTATGGGCTGGACGCGGCGGCGGCCGCGGCCTTCCTCGCGCTGCTGTGGCCGCGCCTGCGCTCCCGCCAGGCCGTCGCGGTCGGCGCGGCCGCCGCCGTGATCGCCGCCGCGACGACGCCCGTCCTGATGCCGGGGCTTCCTGTCCTGCTCGCGGCGGTCGTCGCGATCGTCGTCGGCTGGACGAACTGGCTCGGGCGCCGCGCCGCGTCGGGCGGGGGCCCCGCATGA
- a CDS encoding AzlD domain-containing protein, with product MNLWTAILLAGIAVAALKLAGYLVPEEWLERPRPARITDLLTVALLAALVAVQTLGDGMAVRVDARLPAVAVAALLLWRGASFLVVVVAAALTAAALRALGWAA from the coding sequence ATGAACCTGTGGACCGCGATCCTGCTGGCCGGCATCGCCGTGGCCGCGCTCAAGCTCGCCGGCTACCTGGTGCCCGAGGAATGGCTCGAGCGCCCGCGCCCCGCGCGCATCACCGATCTGCTCACCGTCGCGCTGCTCGCCGCGCTTGTGGCGGTGCAGACGCTGGGCGACGGCATGGCGGTGCGCGTCGACGCGCGGTTGCCGGCGGTGGCCGTCGCGGCGCTGCTGCTGTGGCGGGGCGCCTCGTTCCTCGTCGTGGTCGTGGCCGCCGCCCTCACCGCCGCCGCGCTGCGGGCGCTGGGCTGGGCGGCCTGA
- the fdxA gene encoding ferredoxin: MTYVIALPCVDVKDRACIDECPVDCIYEGERSLYIHPDECVDCGACEPVCPVEAIYYEDDLPDEWQDYYKANVEFFDEIGSPGGAAKVGVIPKDHPIIAALPPQSAGH; this comes from the coding sequence GTGACTTACGTGATCGCCCTTCCCTGCGTGGACGTCAAGGACCGCGCCTGCATCGATGAGTGTCCGGTCGACTGCATCTACGAGGGCGAGCGCAGCCTCTACATCCACCCGGACGAGTGCGTCGACTGCGGCGCCTGCGAGCCGGTGTGCCCCGTCGAGGCGATCTACTACGAGGACGACCTGCCCGACGAGTGGCAGGACTACTACAAGGCCAACGTCGAGTTCTTCGACGAGATCGGCTCGCCGGGCGGCGCCGCCAAGGTGGGCGTGATCCCCAAGGACCACCCGATCATCGCCGCGCTGCCGCCGCAGTCCGCCGGCCACTGA
- the dapC gene encoding succinyldiaminopimelate transaminase, which produces MGIRELDDYPWDAVAPLKERAAAHPGGLCDLSIGSPVDPTPQIVRDALVAATDAHAYPATVGSPELREAIVGWYARRRGVPDLEPRNVLPTIGSKELVALLPTLLGLGAGDVVVHPRAAYPTYEVGAVVAGATPVAADDPDEWPEGTRLVWINTPGNPDGRVWGVDELRRAVTRARELGAVLASDECYAELGWEGEWADGPVPSVLDPRVTGGRRSNLLSVYSLSKQSNLAGYRAAFVAGCATVVGELLKNRKHLGLMLPAPVQHAMAVALADDAHVAEQRERYRARREVLKPALEAAGFRIDRSEAGLYLWATEGRDAWESMDRLADLGILAGPGVFYGPHFPQHVRFSLTATDDRIAEAAGRLRSSGA; this is translated from the coding sequence ATGGGCATTCGCGAGCTCGACGACTACCCCTGGGACGCCGTCGCCCCGCTGAAGGAGCGCGCCGCGGCTCACCCGGGTGGCCTCTGCGACCTGTCGATCGGGTCGCCGGTCGACCCCACGCCGCAGATCGTGCGCGATGCGCTGGTCGCGGCCACCGATGCGCACGCGTACCCCGCCACCGTCGGCAGCCCCGAGCTGCGCGAGGCGATCGTCGGCTGGTACGCCCGGCGCCGCGGCGTGCCCGATCTGGAGCCGCGCAACGTGCTGCCGACGATCGGGTCCAAGGAACTCGTCGCCCTGCTGCCGACGCTGCTGGGCCTCGGCGCGGGCGACGTCGTGGTGCACCCGCGCGCCGCGTACCCCACGTACGAGGTCGGTGCGGTCGTCGCCGGCGCCACTCCCGTGGCCGCCGACGACCCGGACGAGTGGCCCGAGGGCACGCGGCTGGTCTGGATCAACACCCCGGGCAACCCCGACGGCCGGGTGTGGGGCGTCGACGAGCTGCGCCGCGCGGTGACGCGGGCGCGCGAGCTCGGCGCCGTGCTCGCCAGCGACGAGTGCTACGCGGAACTCGGCTGGGAGGGTGAGTGGGCCGACGGTCCCGTGCCCAGCGTGCTCGACCCGCGCGTGACCGGCGGGCGCCGGTCCAACCTGCTGAGCGTGTACTCGCTGAGCAAGCAGTCGAACCTCGCCGGCTACCGCGCGGCGTTCGTCGCCGGCTGCGCCACCGTGGTGGGCGAGCTGCTCAAGAACCGCAAGCACCTCGGGCTCATGCTGCCGGCCCCGGTGCAGCACGCGATGGCGGTGGCCCTGGCCGACGACGCGCACGTCGCCGAGCAGCGCGAGCGCTACCGCGCGCGCCGCGAGGTGCTCAAGCCCGCGCTCGAGGCCGCCGGCTTCCGCATCGACCGCAGCGAGGCCGGCCTGTACCTGTGGGCCACCGAGGGCCGCGACGCGTGGGAGTCGATGGACCGCCTGGCCGACCTCGGCATCCTTGCCGGGCCCGGTGTGTTCTACGGGCCCCACTTCCCGCAGCACGTGCGCTTCTCGCTCACGGCGACCGACGACCGCATCGCCGAGGCCGCGGGCCGGCTGCGGTCATCGGGGGCCTGA